The following proteins are co-located in the Citrobacter freundii ATCC 8090 = MTCC 1658 = NBRC 12681 genome:
- a CDS encoding spore coat protein U domain-containing protein: protein MKKIGMIISLFSSSVFASTATVNVPVKGTITSTTCTFTADSEVNFGSITALNVNNNTVPEKDINMTVNCDWTATNIKLTFIPGAIVTGDPKIMKSGLAGVGFKLPTMGSISNLSFNTEHIWSSVGIPNGGQRSMPVKIKPVKIPSEDIAAGNIDTTLIIRLSYD, encoded by the coding sequence ATGAAAAAAATAGGAATGATAATTTCCCTTTTTTCATCCTCTGTATTTGCATCTACGGCAACGGTAAATGTCCCTGTGAAAGGTACCATAACGTCTACCACCTGTACCTTCACAGCAGACTCAGAGGTTAATTTTGGTTCTATTACTGCATTAAATGTTAATAACAATACCGTTCCAGAGAAAGATATTAATATGACGGTAAACTGTGACTGGACGGCAACCAATATTAAACTTACTTTTATTCCAGGTGCAATCGTGACGGGTGATCCGAAAATAATGAAATCCGGATTAGCGGGTGTTGGATTTAAATTACCTACTATGGGTAGCATTAGCAATTTATCATTTAATACTGAACATATCTGGTCTTCCGTGGGGATCCCAAACGGCGGTCAACGCTCGATGCCGGTCAAAATTAAACCGGTAAAAATACCTTCAGAGGATATTGCTGCTGGTAATATTGATACGACTTTAATCATACGCCTGTCTTACGATTAG
- a CDS encoding fimbrial protein produces MPFRVYFFVAFFFACLANAQQTDTVVNINGAITEATCSISISSEVNFGSVSAHDLLAGKVEKSIKFTRNCDLAEANTKMRFVPAQGIVSGQTNFGKSIMKSGLNGIGIGVMKMGLYGALNFNEDYPYHEKTIDLKFKLLPITAEQMAAGNIDTSVILRLSYD; encoded by the coding sequence ATGCCATTCAGAGTATATTTCTTTGTTGCATTTTTTTTTGCTTGTCTCGCTAACGCACAGCAAACGGATACAGTTGTTAATATAAATGGTGCAATTACCGAAGCTACCTGTTCCATTAGTATCTCTTCTGAGGTTAATTTTGGCTCTGTTTCTGCACATGATCTACTTGCTGGAAAGGTAGAAAAGTCAATTAAATTCACACGTAACTGTGATTTGGCCGAGGCAAATACTAAGATGAGGTTTGTTCCCGCACAAGGGATCGTATCAGGTCAAACAAATTTCGGGAAATCAATAATGAAATCAGGGCTGAATGGTATTGGTATTGGTGTAATGAAAATGGGGTTGTATGGTGCCCTAAATTTTAATGAGGATTATCCTTATCATGAAAAAACTATTGACCTTAAATTCAAGTTATTACCAATAACGGCTGAACAGATGGCAGCTGGAAATATTGATACGTCTGTTATTTTAAGGCTGAGTTATGATTAA